AATATAATATACATACTTGCCGACGATCTAGGCTATGGTGATTTAGGTAGCTATGGACAGAAAAAAATAGAAACGCCTCATCTGGATGCGCTCGCTCAGGAGGGAATGCGCTTTACCCAGCATTATGCCGGAGCGCCGGTTTGTGCCCCATCCCGCTGTGTGTTACTTACCGGCAAGCACATGGGACATGCCTATATCAGAGGTAATGATGAGTGGAGAGAGAGGGGGGAGGTATGGAGCTATACCGCCATGGCAAAAGACTCTACATTGGAAGGCCAGAGGCCCTTACCTGATACTACCACTACTATTGCGCAATTGCTTAAAGAAGCTGGCTATGTCACAGGAATGACTGGCAAATGGGGTCTGGGAGCACCACATACTTCATCCTTGCCTACAACTAAAGGTTTTGATTATTTTTTTGGTTACAACTGCCAGCGTCAGGCTCATACTTATTACCCTCTACATCTTTACGAAAACGAAAATAGAGTGCATTTAAATAATGACACTGTGCCACCGAGCATTAAGCTTGCACAGGGCGCAGACCCCTCAGACCCTGCTTCTTATGCCAGGTTTACCTTAAATGAGTATGCACCAGAGCTGATGTTTGACAAGCTTAGCCAGTTTGTAGATCAACACCAGAATGAGCCCTTCTTTTTTTACTGGGCAAGCCCTATTCCACATATGCCCTTGCAGGCACCGCAGCGTTGGGTAGATTATTACGTAGAGAAGTTTGGTGAAGAAGAACCATACCTGGGCGATCGTTCTTATTATCCACATCCAAACCCCAAGGCAGCTTATGCGGCTATGATTTCTTATCTGGACGAAAATGTAGGTAAGTTAGTACAGCAGCTCAAAGATTTGGGCATCTATGAAAACACCCTCATTATCTTTACTTCCGACAATGGCCCTTCTTTTAATGGTGGAACAGAGTCACCCTGGTTTAATAGCGGTGGACCTTTTAATAGCGAAAAAGGAAGAGGAAAAGGCTATGTATACGAAGGTGGCATTCGTGTACCTATGATTGCCTCATGGCCGGCACAGATCCCTGCGGGAACAAGCTCTGAGCACGTATCAGCTTTTTACGATGTGCTTCCAACGCTATGCGAAGTCGGAGGTAGATCTGTACCTGCCGATACCGACGGTATTAGCTTCTTTGCCACATTGCAGGGAAAAGAGCAGCAGACAAAACATGAATTCCTTTATTGGGAGTTTCCTGCTTATGGAGGGCAGCTAGCCATTCGTATGGGTGAATGGAAGTTTATACAGAACAATTTATTTGAAGAGCCTACGCTGGAGTTATATAATCTGGCAGAAGATCCGCAGGAAACTAAAAATGTAGCCGATCAGCATCCTGAGCTAGTAAAAAAAGCACAGGCGATACTTAAGAAAGAACACACTACGGCTCATATAGAAAAATTTCGTATTCCGGTGTTAGAAGAGGGAAATGTAGGTTTATAATCTTTATATGTTTAGGTTTCATCTTCTTAAAGTACAGTAGAAAAAACTATATCTGGCTTAATTTTAGTTTGAATTGCATAGCAAATAGAAATTTATATAGCTTTGACATTTAAGAAACTAATAATTTTTTCATGAAACCAACTCTATTAGTACTTGCAGCGGGCATGGGTAGCCGCTACGGAAGTTTAAAACAACTTGATAAGTTTGGCCCGTCAGGTGAAACCATTATAGACTACTCTATATACGATGCCATAAGAGCAGGATTCGGTAAAGTCGTTTTTGTAATCAGAAAATCTATTGAAGCTGAATTTACTGAAGTGTTTTTTAAAAAGTTTGCTGGTAAAATAGAATTGGATTATGTACTACAGGAACTGGATCGCCTGCCCGAAGGTGTTTCTCTTCCCGAAGAACGTACGAAACCCTGGGGAACAGGTCATGCGGTACTGGTAGCAGCGGAAAAAATTAATGAGCCTTTTGCCGTAATCAATGCGGATGATTACTACGGGTACAGATCCTTTCAAATCATGGCAGACTTCCTTTCAAATTTGGATAAAGTGGAGCATTGCCTGGTAGGTTATCGTCTGAGAAATACTTTGTCAGAGCATGGTTATGTGTCACGAGGCATCTGTCAGGTAGATGATAAAGAGTACCTGGAGAGCGTAAAGGAAAGAACACATATTTACCTTACAGATAACGATAAAGTTGTATATAAAGAAGGGGAGCAGGAAGTAGAACTTAGTGGGGAGGAAGTAGCTTCTATGAATTTAATGGGATTTGCCCCCGAAGCCTTTAAACAGTTTAAGGCGTCTTTTGATGTTTTTATTAAAGAAAATATCAACGATCTTAAGAAAGAATTTTTCTTGCCTTCAGTCGTCAATGAAATTATACAAACCGGACAGGCCAAAGTGAAAGTGCTTAGAACTGCGGACAAATGGTTTGGAGTAACTTATAAAGAAGATAAAGAAGTAGCCCAGCAGAAACTTGAAAAGCTGGTAGAAGAAGGTGTGTACCCAGACAATTTATGGGCTTAATACCCTTAGTCTGAGTATTGCATACCTAAGTTGTGACCGCTCCATGAAAGACATCATCAGTAAATTTGATATCGGAGCCGAAGTAGTAAATTATAAAACCTTCGGTTCCGGTCATATCAACGATACTTACCTTATAGAAGCCCATCATCAAATTGAGGGTGTAAAGCGATACCTACTCCAACGTATTAATCACCATGTGTTTCGGAATGTGGAAGGACTTATGCAAAACATGCATGTTGTTACTACTCATCTGGCAGAAAAGCTTAGCCAGGAAGATACACAGTTTACCACCGTTCATCTTATACCCAGCACAGAAGGCAAACTATTTTATGAGGATAATAGGGGTAATTTTTGGCGTGTGCAGTCATTTGTACCAAATAGCATCTCGTACGATCTTGTAAAAACTGAAGGACAGGCACACGAAGCAGGCTACGCTTTCGGAAAGTTTCAAAATTTAATTGAAGATATAGACGTCGAAAGAGTTTGTGAGACTATTCCTGATTTTCATAATATGGCTTTTCGCTTCAAAAATTTCGAGAATGCGATTGCATCAGACCCTGTGGGCAGAAGACCTTCCGTAAATAAAGAAATCAACTTTGCCGAGCAGAGAAAAGTTGCCATGCTAGCTCTTTATCAGCAGGTAGCCCAGCAGAAAGTACCTATCCGCATTACTCATAATGATACCAAATTTAACAATGTGCTTCTGGATCAGCATAGCCAGAAAGCGATCTGTGTGATTGATCTGGATACCGTTATGCCGGGTGTGGTATGGTATGACTTTGGCGATGCTGTGCGTACCATTATTAGCACAAGCGAAGAAGATGAACCGGTACTGGATAAAATTGACATTCAGCTCTCATTGTACGAAGCTTTTACAGCGGCTTATCTGGAACAGACCGCGCCTATACTTACCCCTCTAGAAGTAAGCCGTCTTAGCTATGCTGCGCAATACATGACTTTTATTATGGGGCTAAGGTTTCTTACCGATTATATCTCTGGTGATGTGTACTACAAAATTAAGCATCCCGAACACAATTTGGAAAGAGCCCGGTCACAGTTTCGTCTCGTTCAAAAGATGGAAGATAAACATGAAGAGATGCAGCATATAGTAGATAAACTGTATCATCAGGCTTTGGCAAAATAAACGTTGGCGGTAGAGTGAGCTGACACTTTTTCCTGTTATACAAATATGAAAAGATAGGCTATCCATAATGTATATACCATGAAAAAGCCTTTATTTGTAAATTCTAAACTTTCATCAAACTAAACATAATGATCTTAGGCACGCTTGATTGGACCATTATCATTGGGTTCTTTATCATCTCACTACTAATTGGAATATATGCGGCACGTACTGCGGGGAAAAGCGTCGCAAATTACTTCTTATCCGGGCGAAACATGCCCTGGTGGCTGCTAGGGGTATCTATGGTAGCTACTACCTTCTCTTGTGACACACCAAATCTGGTTACAGATATAGTTCGTCAGAATGGAGTTGCCGGTAACTGGGCCTGGTGGGCTTTTCTACTTACAGGTATGCTAACGGTCTTTGTATATGCTAAGCTTTGGAGACGTTCAAATGTTACTACCGACCTGGAGTTTTACGAACTACGCTACAGCGGTAAAATGGCAGCATTTCTCAGAGGTTTCAGAGCATTGTATCTTGGTGTATTTTTCAATATCATGGTTATGGCTTCGGTATCCTTGGCGGTTATCAAAATTGGTGCAGTAATGCTCAATTGGGAGGCCTGGCAGACATTATTAGTTCTGCTGACTATCACCGGAGTATACAGTACTATAGGTGGCCTTAAGGGTATTCTTCTTACTGACTTTTTTCAGTTTATAATTTCCATGATCGGTACGATTGGTGCAGCCATTATTCTTATTAACCTGCCGCAGGTAGGTAGTTTGGATGTATTGGTAACGCACGAAAATGTAGTGCCTAAAATGAATATTCTACCCGACTTCTCTAATACAGATATGGTAATCACTTTATTAGTATTGCCAATAGCTGTACAATGGTGGAGCGTATGGTATCCGGGAGCTGAGCCGGGTGGTGGCGGATACATTGCACAGCGAATGCTTTCTGCTAAAAATGAAAAAGGAGCCGTTGGAGCTACTCTTTTCTTTAATGCTGCTCATTATGCTTTGCGTCCCTGGCCCTGGATTTTAGTGGCTCTTGCATCACTTATTGTATTCCCTACTATTGAGTCAATGCGTGAG
This window of the Porifericola rhodea genome carries:
- a CDS encoding arylsulfatase — its product is MNNLISSLSVLLLSLIFLSCQSNAEEEATETNSQKPNIIYILADDLGYGDLGSYGQKKIETPHLDALAQEGMRFTQHYAGAPVCAPSRCVLLTGKHMGHAYIRGNDEWRERGEVWSYTAMAKDSTLEGQRPLPDTTTTIAQLLKEAGYVTGMTGKWGLGAPHTSSLPTTKGFDYFFGYNCQRQAHTYYPLHLYENENRVHLNNDTVPPSIKLAQGADPSDPASYARFTLNEYAPELMFDKLSQFVDQHQNEPFFFYWASPIPHMPLQAPQRWVDYYVEKFGEEEPYLGDRSYYPHPNPKAAYAAMISYLDENVGKLVQQLKDLGIYENTLIIFTSDNGPSFNGGTESPWFNSGGPFNSEKGRGKGYVYEGGIRVPMIASWPAQIPAGTSSEHVSAFYDVLPTLCEVGGRSVPADTDGISFFATLQGKEQQTKHEFLYWEFPAYGGQLAIRMGEWKFIQNNLFEEPTLELYNLAEDPQETKNVADQHPELVKKAQAILKKEHTTAHIEKFRIPVLEEGNVGL
- a CDS encoding nucleotidyltransferase family protein, whose protein sequence is MKPTLLVLAAGMGSRYGSLKQLDKFGPSGETIIDYSIYDAIRAGFGKVVFVIRKSIEAEFTEVFFKKFAGKIELDYVLQELDRLPEGVSLPEERTKPWGTGHAVLVAAEKINEPFAVINADDYYGYRSFQIMADFLSNLDKVEHCLVGYRLRNTLSEHGYVSRGICQVDDKEYLESVKERTHIYLTDNDKVVYKEGEQEVELSGEEVASMNLMGFAPEAFKQFKASFDVFIKENINDLKKEFFLPSVVNEIIQTGQAKVKVLRTADKWFGVTYKEDKEVAQQKLEKLVEEGVYPDNLWA
- a CDS encoding phosphotransferase enzyme family protein, translating into MKDIISKFDIGAEVVNYKTFGSGHINDTYLIEAHHQIEGVKRYLLQRINHHVFRNVEGLMQNMHVVTTHLAEKLSQEDTQFTTVHLIPSTEGKLFYEDNRGNFWRVQSFVPNSISYDLVKTEGQAHEAGYAFGKFQNLIEDIDVERVCETIPDFHNMAFRFKNFENAIASDPVGRRPSVNKEINFAEQRKVAMLALYQQVAQQKVPIRITHNDTKFNNVLLDQHSQKAICVIDLDTVMPGVVWYDFGDAVRTIISTSEEDEPVLDKIDIQLSLYEAFTAAYLEQTAPILTPLEVSRLSYAAQYMTFIMGLRFLTDYISGDVYYKIKHPEHNLERARSQFRLVQKMEDKHEEMQHIVDKLYHQALAK
- a CDS encoding sodium:solute symporter family protein; this translates as MILGTLDWTIIIGFFIISLLIGIYAARTAGKSVANYFLSGRNMPWWLLGVSMVATTFSCDTPNLVTDIVRQNGVAGNWAWWAFLLTGMLTVFVYAKLWRRSNVTTDLEFYELRYSGKMAAFLRGFRALYLGVFFNIMVMASVSLAVIKIGAVMLNWEAWQTLLVLLTITGVYSTIGGLKGILLTDFFQFIISMIGTIGAAIILINLPQVGSLDVLVTHENVVPKMNILPDFSNTDMVITLLVLPIAVQWWSVWYPGAEPGGGGYIAQRMLSAKNEKGAVGATLFFNAAHYALRPWPWILVALASLIVFPTIESMREAFPGIDPSIIHHDFAYPAMLSFLPTGFLGLVVASLIAAFMSTISTQINWGSSYVVNDFYQRFVNPEATEKQLVNVGRISTICLLIATGLFALLLRNALQAFDILLQIGAGTGLIFILRWFWWRINAYSELAAMIISFMVALYLEFIHPLTGMELPSTGGKLLLGVGITTIGWVVVTLLTPPTDKKTLRNFYRLVHPGGPGWKKVLDDADMEGDTIEQERGWDVPQGILCMVLGVIAVYSALFATGQWLYSNSTLAIVFTSLSIVSSVLLFKVWSKMNKKSAGVLAK